The following nucleotide sequence is from Nocardioides daedukensis.
CCCGAGGCCCACGGCCTCGGCCGCCTTGCCCTCGCGGACCAGGCGTTCGTGACGCTCGCGTGCCTTGGCACGGGCCTCACGCTCCTGGCGCGCCGCACGGAGAAGTCCGTCGGCACGGCCGTGCAGGGCCCGGGCGCGCTCCTCGGAGGTACGCAGGGCCAGACGCGAATCCATCTCTGCCTGGCGGGCATCACGCGCAGCCTGGGCGAACTGCTCGCGGACGCTGGTGTCCGGCTCCTCCTCGGGAGCCTCCTCGGCAGCGGTGAGCCGCGCCTCCAGGTCGGCCAGGCCGGCAAGGTCCTTCTCGCGCGCCTGACGGGCGTTCTCGATCGACTTGATCAGTCGCTCGGCCTCACCACGGGCTGAGCGGGCGGTGGAGCCGTACTGGCCGAGCTCCTCGGCCACTGCGGCCAGGGTCGCGTCGGACTCGTGCAACTTGGCAAGAGCGACGTCGACACGCTTTTGCGCCTCGAGTCGCTCTGCTTCCATCCGTGAGGTCTCGAAGGCCAGCCGCTCCGCGTCGGCGGCCGCCTCCCCCAAGGCGCGCGCGGCCTCGTCGACCGCGGCCTGGATCTCGATCAGGGACTGCTGCTTGGCCGAGCCGCCGGAGGCGAAGTGTGTGCCGATCTGGTCGCCGTCGCGGGTCACCGCGGTGACGTCGGGCAGCTCGGCAACCAGGCTGCGTGCCGCGGAGAGATCGTCCACGACGGCCACCTTGAACAGCAGACGGGTGAGCGCGGCGCGCAGCTCGGCGGGGCTCTCCACCACGTCGATCGCGTACGTCGCCGTACCCGGCAGTCCGGGCCAGTCACCATCGGCGCCGGAGAGCTCGGCGGCGCCACCGAGGAGCAGCCCTGCTCGGCCGAGGTCATCGGTCTTGAGGCGATCGATGGCCCCCAGGGCCGCCTCGGAGCTCGCCACGGCGACGGCGTCCGCTGCCTGGCCCAGCGCGACGGCAACGGCCGTCTCGTAGCCACCGCGCACGGACAGCAGCGCCGCGACCGAACCCAGCAGGCCAGAGACGGAGTCGGTGGCCGCCAGCAGTGCACCCGCGCCGTCCTTGCGGTCCAGGCCCATCTCGAGGGCCTCCTTGCGCGCGATCAGGGCCGACCGGGTGCGGTCCGCCTGGGTCGCCTCGTCGCGGGCCTTGGCCAGCCGCTCCTCGAGGTCGTCCAGCTGTGCGGAGGCGGCCTCGTGCTCCGCGTCGAGCCCCTCCTCCCCCGCGTCGAGGCCGGCCACCCGGGTCTCCAGCGCGGTGTAGTCGCGCTGCGCCCGATCGGCGCGGGCCTCGGCCTCCTCACGCGCCTGGGTGAGGCGGCCGATCTCCTCGTCGGCGGCGGCAGCACGGGACTTGAGCGCGTTGACCTGGCCGTGCAGACGGGCCAGCCCCTCACGGCGGTCGGCCGCTGCGCGCTGGAGCCCGGCAACGCGGCGTTCCTCCTCGGCAGCCGCGTCCTCGGCCGCCTTGCGTGCGGTGACGGCGTCGCTCATCGCCGAGCGCTGGCTCTCCAGCTCGGCGTCGATCTGCTTCTCCTGCTCCCCCACTCGCGCGGCTTCCGCCTCGAGCTGCTCGGGATCGCGACCGTTCTGCTGGCCCGGAGCCTCTGCCGTCGACGTGGCGTTGCGGACCCGCTCGGCCGCTAGCGACTGGGTGCCGCGCAGACGCTCACGCAGGCCGGACAGGGCGAACCAGGTCTCCTGGGCGCGGGACAGGGCGGGCAGGTCCTCACGCAGGGCCGCCTCGACCTTCGCCTCGTGCTGGCGGGTCTCCTCGAGACTGGACTCCACCTGCGCCCGTCGTTGGAGCAGGACGGACTCGTCGGCCATGTCCTGTTCCAGCGAGGTGCGTGCGGTGACCAGGTCGTCGGCAAGCAGTCGGGCCCGCGCATCACGGACATCCGCCTGCACCGTGGCTGCCTTGCGGGCGACCTCGGCCTGGCGACCCAACGGCTTGAGCTGGCGGCGGATCTCGCTGAGCAGGTCGGCGAGACGGTTCAGGTTGCCGTCGGTCGAGTCCAGCTTGCGAAGCGCCTTCTCCTTGCGCTTGCGGTGCTTGAGCACACCCGCGGCCTCCTCGATGAACCCGCGGCGGTCCTCGGGGGTGGCATGCAGGATCTGGTCGAGCTGACCCTGACCGACGATGACGTGCATCTCTCGTCCGATGCCGGAGTCGGAGAGCAGCTCCTGCACGTCCAGGAGGCGACAGTTGTTGCCGTTGATCGCATAGTCGGAGCCACCGTTGCGGAACATCGTCCGGCTGATGGTGACCTCGGCGTAGTCGATCGGGAGCGCGCCGTCGGAGTTGTCGATGGTCAGCTGCACCTCGGCCCGTCCCAGCGGGGGGCGCCCCGAGGTGCCGGCGAAGATGACGTCC
It contains:
- the smc gene encoding chromosome segregation protein SMC, producing the protein MYLKSLTLKGFKSFASSTTLQLEPGITCIVGPNGSGKSNVVDALAWVMGEQGAKSLRGGKMEDVIFAGTSGRPPLGRAEVQLTIDNSDGALPIDYAEVTISRTMFRNGGSDYAINGNNCRLLDVQELLSDSGIGREMHVIVGQGQLDQILHATPEDRRGFIEEAAGVLKHRKRKEKALRKLDSTDGNLNRLADLLSEIRRQLKPLGRQAEVARKAATVQADVRDARARLLADDLVTARTSLEQDMADESVLLQRRAQVESSLEETRQHEAKVEAALREDLPALSRAQETWFALSGLRERLRGTQSLAAERVRNATSTAEAPGQQNGRDPEQLEAEAARVGEQEKQIDAELESQRSAMSDAVTARKAAEDAAAEEERRVAGLQRAAADRREGLARLHGQVNALKSRAAAADEEIGRLTQAREEAEARADRAQRDYTALETRVAGLDAGEEGLDAEHEAASAQLDDLEERLAKARDEATQADRTRSALIARKEALEMGLDRKDGAGALLAATDSVSGLLGSVAALLSVRGGYETAVAVALGQAADAVAVASSEAALGAIDRLKTDDLGRAGLLLGGAAELSGADGDWPGLPGTATYAIDVVESPAELRAALTRLLFKVAVVDDLSAARSLVAELPDVTAVTRDGDQIGTHFASGGSAKQQSLIEIQAAVDEAARALGEAAADAERLAFETSRMEAERLEAQKRVDVALAKLHESDATLAAVAEELGQYGSTARSARGEAERLIKSIENARQAREKDLAGLADLEARLTAAEEAPEEEPDTSVREQFAQAARDARQAEMDSRLALRTSEERARALHGRADGLLRAARQEREARAKARERHERLVREGKAAEAVGLGVAAVLEHLDVSIDTAAKARAEVEQSRTAREQQLLEIRARLRDLAREHDELVNSVHRDEMARTQQRMRIEQLEERALEELGLDPDGLVTDYGPQNPIPFAGEVPEGEETPEPTAYDRDEQTKRLRAAERALSMLGRVNPLALEEFSAMEERHKFLTEQLEDLKKTRKDLLDIVREVDQRVEQVFTEAWEDVRVAFDHVFKRLFPGGEGKLVLTDPGDMLNTGIEVEARPAGKKVKRLSLLSGGERSLVAVAFLVSLFKARPSPFYILDEVEAALDDTNLGRLLEIYEELRENSQLLVITHQKRTMEVGDALYGVTMRGDGVSAVISQRLRNEG